Part of the Cytophagia bacterium CHB2 genome, CAAGCTGGCTTTCCAGCAAATGGCGCAAGCGCCGTGCAAACGAACTTTTCTGCGCTTTCACGACCATTAATTCGTTCTTCAATTCTGCCAGCCGAACCTTGGCGTCGCGGATGATTTTTTCCGCTTCCATTTCGGCGTCACGCACAACCATCTCCGCCTCGCGCTTGGAGTTTTCGAGCGATTGCAGCGCCGTTTCTTGCGTATTTTTCAAGGCGTGTTTAAGCGTGCGTTCCACGTCCTGATAATCCTGCAACTGGGTCCGCAATCTCACAATTTCTTCCGACAGGCGGCTGCGCTCGTGCAAGAGCGCTTCGAATTCTTCTGCGATCATTTCGAGAAAGGTATTGACCTCGTCACGATCGTAGCCGCGCACGACGCGTTTGAATTCTTGTTTTTTTATGTCGAGAGGTGTCAATCGCACAATAATACTCCCACAATAGATAGAATTTTTAAGTACGTTCTCACCGGGTCGTTTGCGCACACCTGTTTGCAAAAAATGGCCGGGGTACTGCTTGCCGTTTCAACTTGTTCGTTCGCCAAAAATAGCCCTGCCAATTCGCACGATGGTCGCGCCTTCCTCAATCGCAATTTCAAAATCGTCAGTCATACCCATCGACAAGTGCCGCATGGTGGTATTCGGCAGGTGCAGCGCCAAAATTTCCGCATGAAGCTGGCGCAGCGTGCGGAAACAAACGCGTATCTTGTCAACGTCCTCCGTCAAAGCGCCTATCGTCATCAAACCGGCCAAGTGGAGATTGGGGAA contains:
- a CDS encoding DivIVA domain-containing protein → MQTGVRKRPGENVLKNSIYCGSIIVRLTPLDIKKQEFKRVVRGYDRDEVNTFLEMIAEEFEALLHERSRLSEEIVRLRTQLQDYQDVERTLKHALKNTQETALQSLENSKREAEMVVRDAEMEAEKIIRDAKVRLAELKNELMVVKAQKSSFARRLRHLLESQLELIGVLEIDDMGFGETEAPTRPAHEAPPAKTMPAAAPDVRRPPARPLTAAGSKEFRPITEATTPGARTTSEKKETRISDFIT